In Prunus dulcis chromosome 2, ALMONDv2, whole genome shotgun sequence, a single genomic region encodes these proteins:
- the LOC117619987 gene encoding uncharacterized protein LOC117619987: MDAPDSCQTAVQRFQNVVVMRHGDRIDNFEPLWVSQAARPWDPPLVQAGKDRAFCTGTKLRSDLGFQINRVFVSPFIRCVETAVQVVTALSASEHPTLSKYESDQPLPVDPSKLKVSIEYGLCEMLNKEAIRGDLAPKEGQRWGFNIPELEALFPAGTVDQTVERVYKELPQWGESVTGARARYAEVILALADKYPTENLLLVTHGEGVGSSISLFLEGATVYEVNYCAYSELRRPVFDKDQPTTAGKFEVVKNLRQTGLSYSLEIAETGDLSLPSE, translated from the exons ATGGACGCGCCCGACTCCTGCCAAACCGCGGTGCAACGCTTCCAAAACGTTGTCGTCATGCGCCACGGCGACCGCATCGACAACTTCGAGCCTCTCTGGGTGTCGCAGGCAGCGAGACCATGGGACCCGCCTCTGGTCCAAGCGGGCAAGGATCGGGCATTCTGCACGGGTACGAAGCTCCGATCCGATCTCGGATTCCAAATCAATCGGGTCTTCGTCTCACCGTTCATACGCTGCGTCGAGACCGCCGTTCAAGTCGTCACCGCACTCTCCGCCAGCGAACACCCTACTCTCTCCAAATACGAAAGCGACCAGCCCCTCCCTGTCGATCCTTCTAAGCTCAAG GTCTCAATTGAATATGGGTTATGTGAGATGCTGAACAAGGAGGCCATCCGTGGCGACTTGGCTCCAAAAGAAGGACAACGATGGGGTTTCAATATACCAGAGCTTGAGGCTTTGTTCCCAGCTGGGACAGTGGATCAAACTGTGGAACGAGTGTACAAAGAG TTGCCCCAGTGGGGAGAGAGTGTGACGGGTGCACGGGCTAGATACGCTGAGGTCATTCTGGCCCTTGCAGATAAATACCCTACAGAAAATCTGCTCCTTGTCACTCATG GTGAAGGAGTTGGTTCATCAATTTCTTTATTCCTAGAGGGCGCCACAGTTTATGAAGTCAATTACTGTGCATATTCAGAACTAAGAAGGCCTGTCTTTGACAAAGACCAGCCAACAACTGCTGGGAAGTTTGAGGTAGTGAAAAATCTTCGCCAGACTGGTCTCAGTTACTCGCTTGAAATTGCGGAGACAGGTGATTTAAGCTTACCATCAGAGTAA
- the LOC117619973 gene encoding transcription factor DUO1, whose translation MEGRREEGIRKGPWKAEEDEVLLNHVKKCGPRDWSSIRSKGLLQRTGKSCRLRWVNKLRPNLKNGCKFSLEEERLVIDLQAQFGNKWARIATYLPGRTDNDVKNFWSSRQKRLARILQASAPSKSHKNKREGPVYDEVLTLEGPKFSCSSEGESSSQAQSCSSPPCFGNSEIIKMVPLPDLVKPKLLALKANPVQQELAPTEKNPWIEPQPLIPFPQNPQPQTDLEFSLETQELLARFDPYFDMLTPLVASELGNGGEQLLMEPPFLEPVGSCGSGERDKIGNPITPDCVFDDLPVDMFDQIELLPNSSEQH comes from the exons ATGGAGGGTAGAAGAGAAGAGGGTATAAGGAAAGGTCCATGGAAAGCAGAGGAAGATGAAGTTCTGTTAAACCATGTGAAGAAGTGTGGCCCAAGAGACTGGAGCTCCATTCGATCCAAAGGCCTCTTGCAGAGGACTGGCAAGTCTTGCCGTCTCCGTTGGGTCAATAAGCTTAGACCCAACTTGAAGAA TGGGTGCAAATTCTCACTAGAGGAGGAGAGGTTGGTGATAGATTTGCAAGCACAATTTGGGAACAAATGGGCAAGAATAGCAACCTATTTGCCTGGGAGGACTGACAATGATGTTAAGAATTTTTGGAGTAGCAGGCAGAAGAGGCTGGCTAGGATTCTGCAGGCATCAGCACCCTCCAAgtcacacaaaaacaaaagggaagGCCCTGTTTATGATGAGGTTCTCACTTTGGAG GGTCCAAAGTTCAGTTGTTCATCAGAGGGAGAGTCATCATCACAGGCTCAATCATGCTCATCACCACCTTGCTTTGGGAACTCCGAGATTATCAAAATGGTGCCACTACCAGATCTTGTTAAGCCCAAGTTACTTGCTCTTAAAGCAAACCCTGTTCAACAAGAGCTTGCCCCAACTGAGAAGAATCCATGGATTGAGCCCCAACCACTAATCCCTTTTCCGCAAAACCCACAACCCCAAACAGACCTAGAATTCTCATTAGAAACCCAAGAACTCTTGGCAAGATTTGACCCCTATTTCGACATGTTAACGCCTCTGGTTGCTTCAGAACTTGGAAATGGAGGAGAACAACTTCTCATGGAGCCCCCATTTCTCGAACCGGTAGGAAGTTGTGGAAGTGGTGAAAGGGACAAAATTGGCAATCCCATAACCCCGGACTGTGTCTTCGACGACTTACCGGTAGACATGTTTGATCAGATTGAACTGCTTCCAAACTCATCAGAGCAGCATTGA